The following proteins are co-located in the Candidatus Deferrimicrobium sp. genome:
- a CDS encoding DUF1844 domain-containing protein — translation MPEEKDDKGFKVIDRRGVEPPSPPPGEKAPSAATAGQEPPSQGEAPPKPPPEETRGAETKAGNRPLPPGAEGKKVRGGEGASPLGVPRFLDLVQSLQMGAMVGLGMLQGPDGKRPPVDLPAAKDAIDLLGILQEKTKGNLTKEEEEILREGLYHLRMGYMAMINSPPAGRGKEGNQR, via the coding sequence ATGCCGGAAGAGAAGGACGATAAGGGATTCAAAGTGATCGACCGAAGGGGAGTGGAGCCTCCTTCGCCGCCTCCCGGGGAGAAAGCCCCATCGGCGGCTACGGCGGGCCAAGAGCCGCCTTCGCAGGGCGAAGCCCCGCCGAAGCCTCCGCCGGAGGAGACGCGTGGTGCGGAAACGAAGGCCGGGAACCGACCTCTCCCCCCCGGGGCCGAGGGGAAAAAAGTCCGCGGGGGGGAAGGGGCGTCCCCGCTGGGCGTCCCCCGGTTCCTCGACCTTGTCCAGTCCCTTCAGATGGGCGCGATGGTCGGTCTAGGCATGCTCCAGGGACCGGACGGGAAACGCCCTCCGGTCGACCTGCCGGCGGCGAAGGACGCCATCGACCTTCTCGGGATTCTGCAGGAGAAGACGAAGGGGAACCTGACGAAGGAAGAGGAGGAGATTCTCCGCGAGGGGCTGTACCACCTCCGGATGGGGTACATGGCGATGATCAACTCGCCCCCGGCGGGGCGCGGAAAGGAAGGAAATCAGCGATGA